One part of the Microbulbifer sp. THAF38 genome encodes these proteins:
- the aroQ gene encoding type II 3-dehydroquinate dehydratase, which translates to MAKILLLHGPNLNLLGSREPHIYGATTLAEINLAAERQCEDAGHQLETLQSNSESALVERIHLAANTGVDFIVINPAAYTHTSVALRDALAGVAIPFIELHLSNPHAREAFRHHSYLSDLALGVVCGFGPHSYTLALQAAIHQLAMAPQNQ; encoded by the coding sequence ATGGCTAAAATTCTTCTCCTGCACGGCCCCAATCTCAATTTGCTCGGCAGCCGTGAGCCACATATCTACGGTGCCACCACGCTCGCGGAAATTAATCTGGCCGCCGAGCGCCAGTGTGAGGACGCCGGACACCAATTGGAAACCCTGCAGAGCAACAGCGAATCCGCCCTGGTGGAGCGCATCCATTTGGCCGCCAATACCGGCGTGGACTTTATCGTGATCAACCCCGCTGCCTATACCCATACCAGTGTGGCGCTGCGGGATGCCTTGGCGGGTGTCGCAATACCGTTTATTGAGCTGCACCTTTCCAACCCCCATGCCCGAGAGGCATTTAGGCACCATTCCTATCTATCCGACTTGGCCCTCGGTGTGGTGTGTGGCTTCGGCCCACACAGCTACACCCTGGCACTTCAGGCGGCCATACACCAACTGGCTATGGCGCCTCAAAATCAATGA